In a genomic window of Streptomyces noursei ATCC 11455:
- a CDS encoding alpha/beta fold hydrolase: MNPAYATVDHVFTVPLDHAAPDGPTLQVFAREVADPSRAHEDLPWLLFLQGGPGGKSPRPSGTSPGWLAHAVKTHRVLLLDQRGTGRSTPLTARAAARFPDPARLAAHLAHFRADAIVADAELIRRALCGDRPWETLGQSYGGFLTLTYLSRAPEGLAACHVAGGLPGLTATADEVYARTFPRVRDRVREFYARYPDDAGRLRRVADLLAAQDVRLPDGDRLTVRRLRTLGLVLGMGDGFERLHALLDEAMDGDAALTDTFLYQVMALTGFIDNPLYAVLQETLYGQGAGPTGWAAARTHSALPEFAEDADPLLLTGEMIYPWMFEEIRGLRPFEEAAARLAERTDWPPLYDPARLAANTVPLAAVVYHDDMYVDAGLSLDTARTIGAARVWVTNEWEHDGLAASGDRVLARLMDLATGRA; the protein is encoded by the coding sequence ATGAACCCTGCCTACGCCACCGTCGACCACGTCTTCACGGTCCCGCTGGACCACGCCGCCCCCGACGGCCCCACCCTCCAGGTCTTCGCCCGTGAGGTCGCCGACCCGTCCCGCGCCCATGAGGACCTGCCGTGGCTGCTCTTCCTCCAGGGCGGACCCGGCGGCAAGTCCCCCCGCCCGTCCGGCACTTCGCCCGGCTGGCTGGCGCACGCCGTCAAGACGCACCGCGTGCTCCTCCTCGACCAGCGCGGCACCGGCCGCTCCACCCCGCTCACCGCCCGGGCCGCCGCCCGCTTCCCGGACCCCGCCCGACTCGCCGCCCACCTCGCGCACTTCCGGGCCGACGCCATCGTCGCGGACGCCGAACTGATCCGCCGGGCACTCTGCGGCGACCGGCCCTGGGAGACCCTCGGCCAGAGCTACGGCGGCTTCCTCACCCTCACCTACCTCTCCCGGGCCCCCGAAGGGCTCGCGGCGTGCCACGTCGCCGGCGGCCTGCCGGGCCTGACCGCCACCGCCGACGAGGTCTACGCCCGGACCTTCCCGCGGGTCCGCGACCGGGTCCGCGAGTTCTACGCCCGCTACCCGGACGACGCCGGCCGGCTGCGCCGGGTCGCCGACCTCCTCGCGGCCCAGGACGTCCGACTGCCCGACGGGGACCGACTCACTGTCCGCCGTCTCCGCACCCTCGGCCTCGTCCTCGGCATGGGCGACGGCTTCGAGCGCCTGCACGCGCTCCTGGACGAGGCGATGGACGGCGACGCCGCACTCACCGACACCTTCCTCTACCAGGTCATGGCCCTGACCGGCTTCATCGACAACCCGCTCTACGCGGTCCTCCAGGAGACTCTCTACGGACAGGGCGCCGGGCCCACCGGCTGGGCCGCCGCCCGCACCCACTCCGCCCTCCCCGAGTTCGCCGAGGACGCCGACCCGCTGCTGCTCACCGGCGAGATGATCTACCCCTGGATGTTCGAGGAGATCCGCGGCCTGCGGCCCTTCGAGGAGGCCGCCGCCCGGCTCGCCGAGCGCACCGACTGGCCGCCGCTGTACGACCCGGCCCGCCTCGCCGCCAACACCGTCCCGCTCGCCGCGGTCGTCTACCACGACGACATGTACGTCGACGCCGGCCTGTCCCTGGACACCGCCCGGACCATCGGCGCCGCCCGGGTCTGGGTCACCAACGAATGGGAGCACGACGGGCTCGCCGCCTCCGGCGACCGGGTCCTGGCCCGTCTGATGGACCTGGCGACCGGCCGTGCCTGA
- a CDS encoding GntR family transcriptional regulator has protein sequence MGHLKQRNLNTTRERLRDQVAHALRAALISGELRPGEVYSAPVLAEDFGISATPVREAMLDLTREGLVEPVRNKGFRVTEVNERDLDQYSEIRTLIEVPMVGRITRDAARADLEALRAVAEEIVRAAREHDLIGYLEADRRFHLSLLALAGNDRLVETVGDLRKRSRLYGLTALDERDQLLPSAEEHLELLDLMVAGDAVAAEACMARHLGHVRSLWAESTRDATPARHTPAAPLPTP, from the coding sequence ATGGGCCACCTCAAGCAGCGCAACCTCAACACGACCAGGGAGCGCCTGCGCGACCAAGTGGCCCACGCCCTGCGCGCCGCCCTGATCTCCGGCGAACTCCGGCCCGGTGAGGTGTACTCGGCGCCCGTCCTCGCCGAGGACTTCGGCATCTCCGCGACCCCGGTGCGCGAGGCGATGCTCGACCTGACCCGCGAGGGGCTGGTCGAGCCGGTCCGCAACAAGGGCTTCCGGGTCACCGAGGTCAACGAGCGCGACCTCGACCAGTACTCCGAGATCCGCACCCTCATCGAGGTCCCCATGGTCGGCCGCATCACGCGCGACGCCGCCCGCGCGGACCTGGAGGCGCTGCGCGCGGTGGCCGAGGAGATCGTGCGCGCCGCCCGCGAACACGACCTCATCGGCTATCTGGAGGCCGACCGCCGGTTCCACCTCTCCCTCCTCGCCCTGGCCGGGAACGACCGGCTGGTGGAGACCGTCGGCGACCTGCGCAAGCGCTCCCGCCTCTACGGCCTGACCGCCCTCGACGAGCGCGACCAACTGCTCCCGTCCGCCGAGGAACACCTCGAACTCCTCGACCTGATGGTCGCCGGGGACGCCGTGGCGGCCGAGGCGTGCATGGCCCGCCACCTCGGCCACGTCCGCTCGCTCTGGGCGGAGAGCACCCGGGACGCCACCCCCGCCCGGCACACCCCCGCCGCCCCGCTACCGACCCCCTAG
- a CDS encoding proline racemase family protein — protein sequence MRTRHVFHAVDSHTEGMPTRVITGGVGVLPGATMAERRLHFIEHLDHLRTLLMYEPRGHASMSGAVLQPPTRPDADYGVLFIEVSGLLPMCGHGTIGVATVLVETGMVPVAEPVTTVRLDTPAGLISVDVRVEDGRAAAVTLTNVPAFCVGLDREATVPGHGTVTYDLAYGGNFYALVQLDALGLPFDRARKDDLLAAGLALMDAINASPDRPVHPAQPEIGGVKHVYLAAPGSDAHRSRHAMAIHPGWFDRSPCGTGTSARMAQLHARGELPLHRDFVNESFIGTRFTGRLVEETEVGGVPAVVPRITGRAWITGTTQYFLDPDDPFPAGFLL from the coding sequence ATGCGCACCCGCCACGTCTTCCACGCCGTCGACTCGCACACCGAGGGCATGCCCACCCGCGTGATCACCGGCGGCGTCGGCGTGCTCCCCGGCGCCACCATGGCCGAACGCCGGCTGCACTTCATCGAGCACCTGGACCACCTGCGCACCCTGCTGATGTACGAACCGCGCGGCCACGCCTCGATGAGCGGCGCCGTCCTCCAGCCCCCGACCCGCCCCGACGCCGACTACGGCGTGCTCTTCATCGAGGTCTCCGGCCTGTTGCCGATGTGCGGACACGGCACGATCGGGGTGGCCACCGTCCTGGTGGAGACCGGCATGGTGCCGGTGGCCGAACCCGTCACCACCGTCCGCCTGGACACCCCCGCCGGCCTGATCAGCGTCGACGTACGGGTCGAGGACGGTCGGGCCGCGGCGGTCACGCTCACCAACGTGCCCGCCTTCTGCGTCGGCCTGGACCGCGAGGCGACCGTCCCCGGCCACGGCACCGTGACCTACGACCTCGCCTACGGCGGGAACTTCTACGCCCTCGTGCAACTCGACGCGCTGGGGCTGCCGTTCGACCGCGCCCGCAAGGACGACCTGCTCGCCGCCGGCCTCGCCCTCATGGACGCGATCAACGCCTCGCCCGACCGGCCCGTCCACCCCGCCCAGCCGGAGATCGGCGGCGTCAAACACGTCTACCTCGCCGCCCCCGGTTCCGATGCGCACCGCTCCCGGCACGCGATGGCCATCCACCCGGGCTGGTTCGACCGCTCCCCGTGCGGCACCGGCACCTCCGCCCGGATGGCACAGCTGCACGCGCGGGGCGAACTCCCCCTGCACCGCGACTTCGTCAACGAGTCCTTCATCGGCACCCGCTTCACCGGGCGGCTCGTCGAGGAGACCGAGGTCGGCGGGGTGCCCGCCGTCGTCCCCCGCATCACCGGGCGTGCCTGGATCACCGGCACCACCCAGTACTTCCTCGACCCCGACGATCCCTTCCCCGCGGGCTTCCTGCTGTGA
- a CDS encoding dihydrodipicolinate synthase family protein, with product MTASPTAAAWSAERPWRGIMVATALPLRADLSVDYDAYAAHVRRLLDNGCDGVVPNGSLGEYQTLTDEERARVVRTAVAAAGDGARVMPGVAAYGSAAARRWAEQAAEEGCGSVLLLPPNAYRADESAVRAHYAEVARAGLPIVAYNNPVDTKVDLTPALLARLHGEGGVVAVKEFSGDVRRAYQIAELAPELDLLVGADDVLLELALAGAVGWVAGYPNAFPVACAALYRAAAARDLDTALPLYRSLHPLLRWDSRTEFVQAIKASMDLVGGHGGPTRPPRLPLPDPAAAEVRAATEKAVAAGHR from the coding sequence ATGACCGCCAGCCCCACCGCCGCGGCCTGGAGCGCCGAACGCCCCTGGCGCGGCATCATGGTCGCCACCGCCCTCCCGCTCCGCGCGGACCTCTCCGTCGACTACGACGCCTACGCCGCGCACGTCCGCCGGCTGCTCGACAACGGCTGTGACGGCGTGGTGCCCAACGGCTCGCTCGGCGAGTACCAGACCCTGACCGACGAGGAGCGCGCTCGCGTGGTGCGCACCGCCGTCGCGGCCGCCGGCGACGGCGCGCGCGTGATGCCCGGCGTGGCCGCGTACGGCAGCGCCGCGGCGCGCCGCTGGGCCGAACAGGCCGCCGAGGAGGGCTGCGGCAGCGTCCTGCTGCTGCCGCCCAACGCCTACCGCGCCGACGAGTCCGCCGTGCGGGCCCACTACGCCGAGGTCGCCCGGGCCGGGCTGCCGATCGTGGCCTACAACAACCCCGTCGACACCAAGGTCGACCTGACCCCCGCACTCCTCGCCCGCCTGCACGGCGAGGGCGGTGTGGTGGCGGTCAAGGAGTTCTCCGGCGATGTCCGCCGGGCCTATCAGATCGCCGAACTCGCCCCGGAACTCGACCTGTTGGTCGGCGCCGACGACGTCCTGCTGGAGCTGGCGCTGGCCGGCGCGGTGGGCTGGGTCGCCGGCTACCCCAACGCCTTCCCCGTCGCCTGCGCCGCGCTCTACCGCGCCGCCGCGGCCCGGGACCTGGACACCGCGCTGCCGCTCTACAGGTCCCTGCACCCGCTGCTGCGCTGGGACTCCAGGACCGAGTTCGTCCAGGCCATCAAGGCGTCCATGGACCTCGTCGGCGGCCACGGAGGACCCACCCGACCGCCCCGGCTGCCGCTGCCCGACCCGGCCGCGGCCGAGGTGCGGGCCGCCACCGAGAAGGCCGTCGCCGCCGGCCACCGCTGA
- a CDS encoding FAD/NAD(P)-dependent oxidoreductase: MANSPSEEPEYDLAVIGAGPAGVAGAVTAAELGLAVALLDAAERPGGQFYRHPHPALGAARPQALHHDWGTFVDLRRRLAASGLRHLAGHHVWTVVPAGPEGPWGVHAVTGADGGGPLVRIRARAVLLATGAYERQLPFPGWALPGVVGAGGAQAMLKSGLVLPGNGTCSVGVRSRAGARVVVAGSGPLLLAVATTLAAAGARVPAVVEASDYLGYARRPGALAAQPGKLAEAAAHRAALWRHGVRLRTRSAVTEVHGADRVAAVTVSRLDRDWRPVRGSGRRIACDALAVGHGLVPQLDLALALGCATRRTPDGASALDLDTHQRTSVPGVWAAGETGGVGGAQLACVEGELAGLAIAARLRGRPAPTAIRRARSLRRRRDRMRAFADVMARTHAPGPGWSRWLDDATEVCRCEEVTAGRVREAVADHGARDARTVKLLTRAGMGWCQGRMCGPAVACLAAQVPGTGLPPSPERRPLAVPVPLGVLAALDEPPGPGDGTG, from the coding sequence ATGGCGAACTCGCCGTCTGAGGAGCCGGAGTACGACCTCGCGGTGATCGGGGCCGGCCCGGCGGGCGTGGCCGGAGCCGTCACCGCGGCCGAACTCGGCCTGGCCGTCGCCCTGTTGGACGCCGCGGAACGGCCCGGCGGGCAGTTCTACCGGCACCCGCACCCGGCCCTCGGCGCCGCCCGCCCCCAGGCCCTGCACCACGACTGGGGCACCTTCGTCGACCTGCGCCGCCGGCTGGCCGCCAGCGGACTGCGGCACCTCGCCGGACACCACGTCTGGACGGTCGTCCCCGCGGGCCCGGAGGGCCCCTGGGGCGTGCACGCCGTCACCGGGGCGGACGGCGGCGGGCCCCTGGTCCGGATCCGGGCCCGGGCGGTGCTGCTCGCCACCGGCGCGTACGAGCGGCAACTCCCCTTCCCCGGCTGGGCGTTGCCCGGGGTGGTGGGCGCCGGGGGAGCGCAGGCGATGCTGAAGTCCGGCCTGGTGCTGCCCGGGAACGGGACCTGCTCCGTCGGCGTGAGGTCGCGGGCCGGAGCAAGGGTGGTGGTGGCGGGCAGCGGCCCGCTGCTGCTGGCCGTCGCCACCACCCTCGCCGCGGCGGGGGCCCGTGTCCCGGCGGTGGTCGAGGCGTCCGACTACCTCGGCTACGCCCGCCGACCCGGCGCCCTCGCCGCCCAGCCGGGCAAGCTGGCGGAGGCGGCGGCGCACCGCGCGGCGCTGTGGCGGCACGGGGTGCGGCTGCGCACCCGCAGCGCGGTGACCGAGGTCCACGGCGCCGACCGGGTGGCGGCCGTCACCGTCTCCCGGCTCGATCGCGACTGGCGGCCCGTACGGGGGTCCGGCCGCCGGATCGCCTGCGACGCCCTGGCGGTCGGGCACGGCCTGGTGCCCCAGCTCGACCTCGCCCTCGCCCTGGGCTGCGCCACCCGGCGCACCCCGGACGGGGCGTCGGCCCTCGACCTGGACACGCACCAGCGGACCTCCGTCCCCGGCGTCTGGGCCGCCGGCGAGACGGGCGGCGTCGGCGGCGCGCAACTGGCATGTGTGGAAGGGGAGTTGGCGGGCCTCGCGATCGCCGCTCGGCTGCGCGGACGCCCCGCGCCCACCGCCATCAGGCGCGCCCGGTCGCTGCGCCGCCGCCGCGACCGGATGCGGGCCTTCGCGGACGTGATGGCCCGCACGCACGCCCCCGGCCCCGGCTGGAGCCGGTGGCTCGACGACGCGACGGAGGTCTGCCGGTGCGAGGAGGTGACCGCGGGCCGCGTCCGGGAGGCGGTCGCCGACCACGGCGCCCGGGACGCCCGCACCGTCAAACTCCTCACCCGCGCCGGCATGGGCTGGTGCCAGGGCCGGATGTGCGGCCCGGCCGTCGCCTGCCTGGCCGCGCAGGTGCCGGGGACCGGGCTGCCGCCGTCCCCGGAGCGCCGACCACTGGCCGTACCCGTCCCCCTGGGGGTGCTCGCCGCCCTCGACGAACCGCCCGGCCCGGGCGACGGTACCGGGTGA
- a CDS encoding (2Fe-2S)-binding protein, producing the protein MAHDRNPARLVGAAPGPAFEITFDGRPVPALPGQSLAAALWAAGILAWRTTRVGGRPRGAFCGIGHCFDCLATVNGTANRRACLVPARPGDTVTTQEGNGHGELAV; encoded by the coding sequence TTGGCGCACGACCGCAACCCGGCCCGGCTCGTCGGCGCGGCGCCCGGCCCCGCGTTCGAGATCACCTTCGACGGGCGCCCGGTCCCCGCGCTCCCCGGCCAGTCCCTCGCCGCCGCGCTGTGGGCCGCGGGCATCCTCGCCTGGCGCACCACCCGCGTCGGCGGCCGGCCGCGCGGCGCGTTCTGCGGCATCGGGCACTGCTTCGACTGCCTTGCCACCGTCAACGGGACGGCCAACCGCCGGGCCTGTCTGGTCCCGGCACGCCCCGGTGACACCGTCACCACCCAGGAGGGGAACGGCCATGGCGAACTCGCCGTCTGA
- a CDS encoding NAD(P)/FAD-dependent oxidoreductase: protein MPMRNSSDLIVIGAGVVGAACAYYAARHDLRVTVLDRGPVAGGTTGAGEGNLLVSDKEPGPELQLALLSLRLWRELAGELPARIEYEAKGGLVVAHDAQGSAALRDFAARQAAAGVVAEDVPGERLRDLEPHLAPGLAGGVHYPQDAQVQPALAAAHLLRAAGDRVRLRLGEEVTGILTGAHGRVRGVRTRAGDLLAPHVVNAAGTWGGALARLAGVALPVRPRRGFVLVTEPLPRVVRRKVYAADYVADVASDAAALQTSAVVEGTPAGPVLIGASRERVGFDRTLSVTALHRLAAQAVRLFPVLATVRALRTYVGFRPYLPDHLPAIGPDPRRPGLLHACGHEGAGIGLAPATGRIVAAILTGDQSPLDITPFRPERFDGGVER, encoded by the coding sequence GTGCCCATGAGGAACTCTTCGGATCTCATCGTCATCGGTGCGGGCGTGGTCGGAGCGGCCTGTGCCTACTACGCGGCCCGGCACGACCTGCGCGTCACCGTCCTCGACCGCGGCCCGGTCGCCGGCGGGACCACCGGCGCGGGCGAGGGCAACCTGCTGGTCTCCGACAAGGAGCCCGGCCCCGAACTCCAACTCGCCCTGCTTTCCCTCCGGTTGTGGCGCGAGCTGGCCGGGGAACTGCCCGCCCGGATCGAGTACGAGGCCAAGGGCGGACTCGTCGTCGCCCACGACGCGCAGGGCAGCGCCGCGCTGCGGGACTTCGCCGCCCGGCAGGCGGCGGCCGGCGTCGTGGCCGAGGACGTGCCGGGCGAGCGGCTCCGCGACCTGGAACCGCACCTCGCCCCCGGCCTCGCCGGCGGCGTCCACTACCCTCAGGACGCCCAGGTGCAGCCAGCCCTGGCCGCCGCCCACCTGCTGCGCGCCGCCGGCGACCGGGTGCGGCTGCGACTCGGCGAGGAGGTCACCGGGATCCTCACCGGCGCGCACGGCCGGGTGCGCGGGGTGCGGACGCGCGCCGGCGATCTGCTCGCGCCCCATGTCGTGAACGCCGCCGGGACCTGGGGCGGCGCACTGGCCCGGCTCGCCGGCGTCGCGCTGCCGGTCCGCCCCCGGCGCGGCTTCGTGCTGGTCACCGAGCCGCTCCCGCGCGTGGTGCGGCGCAAGGTGTACGCCGCCGACTACGTCGCCGACGTCGCCAGCGACGCGGCCGCCCTGCAGACCTCCGCGGTCGTCGAGGGCACCCCGGCCGGGCCCGTCCTGATCGGCGCGAGCCGCGAGCGGGTCGGCTTCGACCGCACCCTGTCGGTGACGGCGCTGCACCGCCTCGCCGCCCAGGCGGTACGGCTCTTCCCGGTCCTCGCGACCGTGCGGGCGCTGCGGACCTACGTCGGCTTCCGCCCCTATCTGCCCGACCACCTGCCCGCCATCGGACCCGACCCGCGCCGGCCGGGGCTGCTGCACGCCTGCGGCCACGAGGGGGCCGGCATCGGCCTCGCCCCGGCGACCGGCCGGATCGTCGCGGCCATCCTGACGGGCGATCAATCACCGCTCGACATCACGCCGTTCCGGCCGGAGCGGTTCGACGGGGGAGTAGAGAGATGA
- a CDS encoding universal stress protein: MQDVVTVGVDGTPEATAAVLWAAREAELRRARLRLLHAWVLLAPEPEPGTAPEDDQNYWPHRIVGDARDAVRDHHPDLPVDEALVAKDPLAALEEAADQSSLLVLGSRDLGALARYTMGEIGLQVVAHTRTPTVLVRARPGASEPAPDAPVTAGLSLHEPCEALLAFAFESAARRGVPLRVVHGRRLPSYAYNRGGGVEPVAAQQAATDARQELLAALRPWQEKFPEVAVDGRVEVESPTRAVLRDAADAALLVVGRRHKLRFPAPRIGHVVQAAVHHAPCPVAIVPHE, translated from the coding sequence ATGCAGGACGTGGTCACCGTGGGCGTCGACGGGACCCCCGAGGCGACGGCCGCCGTGTTGTGGGCGGCGCGCGAGGCGGAGCTGCGGCGGGCCCGGCTGCGGCTGCTGCACGCCTGGGTGCTGCTGGCACCCGAGCCGGAGCCCGGGACTGCCCCCGAGGACGACCAGAACTACTGGCCGCACCGGATCGTCGGGGACGCCCGGGACGCCGTCCGGGACCACCACCCGGACCTCCCGGTGGACGAGGCCCTGGTGGCCAAGGACCCGCTGGCCGCCCTGGAGGAGGCGGCCGACCAGTCGTCGCTGCTGGTCCTGGGCTCGCGGGACCTGGGCGCGCTGGCCCGATACACGATGGGCGAGATCGGCCTCCAGGTGGTGGCACACACCCGCACCCCCACGGTGCTGGTCCGGGCCCGCCCGGGCGCCTCGGAGCCGGCCCCGGACGCCCCGGTCACCGCCGGGCTGAGCCTGCACGAGCCTTGCGAGGCACTGCTGGCGTTCGCGTTCGAGAGCGCGGCCCGGCGGGGCGTCCCGCTGCGCGTGGTGCACGGCCGGCGCCTGCCGTCGTACGCCTACAACCGGGGCGGCGGGGTCGAGCCGGTCGCCGCGCAGCAGGCGGCCACGGACGCCCGGCAGGAGCTGCTGGCCGCGCTGCGGCCGTGGCAGGAGAAGTTCCCCGAGGTCGCGGTGGACGGCCGGGTGGAGGTGGAGAGCCCGACCCGGGCGGTGCTGCGGGACGCCGCGGACGCCGCGCTGCTGGTCGTCGGCCGCCGGCACAAACTGCGCTTCCCGGCCCCGAGGATCGGCCACGTGGTCCAGGCCGCGGTGCACCATGCGCCCTGCCCGGTCGCGATCGTGCCGCACGAGTGA
- a CDS encoding DUF1876 domain-containing protein: MAKSTQWPVRLIVTEEDGTTRARVELDTGTRSLTGHGRARCNPEDPDVPVIGDELAAGRAMKDLAGQLIRLADHDLAGVGAAPPGHERRTLYGWADELA; the protein is encoded by the coding sequence ATGGCGAAGAGCACCCAGTGGCCGGTCCGGCTGATCGTCACGGAGGAGGACGGGACGACGCGGGCGCGGGTGGAGCTGGACACCGGGACCCGGTCGCTCACCGGGCACGGCCGGGCACGATGCAATCCCGAGGATCCGGATGTCCCGGTGATCGGGGACGAGTTGGCGGCCGGGCGGGCGATGAAGGACCTCGCCGGCCAGCTGATCCGGCTGGCCGACCACGACCTGGCGGGCGTCGGCGCCGCGCCGCCGGGACACGAGCGGCGCACCCTCTACGGCTGGGCGGACGAGCTGGCCTGA
- a CDS encoding nicotinate phosphoribosyltransferase: MPDATTVGPTTTDLYEVTMALSYLREGLTRPATFSCFVRELPADRGFLVAAGVEEVLDHLSRFRIGPDDIEVFAEALHRPTTDLAPLLGLRFAGEVRAVPEGRVVLAGEPLLEITAPLPQAQLVETLVLNRLTHQTAIAAKCTRCVLAARGRPVVDFSLRRTHGVEAGLRTARLAAMAGFAGTSNVAAAHAERLPAVGTMAHSYIEVFEDEEAAFTAFARAHPGPVTFLVDTYDVDSGVAAAARVLHALGRAEGSAIRLDSGDLGALAVRARAMLDRAELPGVRIVASGGLDEFAVDDLVRAGAPIDVFAVGTRVGVSADAPSLDSAYKLVAYDGRPVMKLSSEKVTAPGRKQVFRHPGCRDVIGLAEEPAPAGSVALLKTLMRDGVRCAPRTPLADARARLTADLAELPAPARAIRSPVPVVPSTSTPLATLAGHVRRRIERAVLAPYDHFA, translated from the coding sequence ATGCCGGATGCGACGACGGTCGGTCCGACCACGACCGACCTGTACGAAGTGACCATGGCCCTGTCGTATCTGCGCGAGGGCCTGACCCGGCCGGCCACCTTCAGCTGCTTCGTCCGGGAACTCCCCGCCGACCGGGGGTTCCTAGTCGCCGCGGGGGTGGAGGAGGTGCTCGACCACCTCTCCCGCTTCCGGATCGGGCCGGACGACATCGAGGTGTTCGCCGAGGCGCTGCACCGGCCCACCACGGACCTGGCGCCGCTGCTGGGCCTGCGGTTCGCCGGGGAGGTCCGGGCGGTGCCGGAGGGCCGGGTGGTGCTGGCCGGTGAGCCGCTGCTGGAGATCACCGCGCCGCTGCCGCAGGCCCAGCTGGTCGAGACCCTCGTCCTGAACCGGCTCACCCACCAGACCGCCATCGCCGCCAAGTGCACGCGGTGCGTCCTGGCGGCCCGCGGCCGGCCGGTGGTGGACTTCTCGCTGCGGCGGACGCACGGGGTGGAGGCGGGCCTGCGCACGGCCCGGCTGGCGGCGATGGCGGGCTTCGCGGGGACCAGCAACGTGGCGGCGGCGCACGCCGAACGCCTGCCGGCGGTGGGCACCATGGCGCACTCCTACATCGAGGTGTTCGAGGACGAGGAGGCCGCCTTCACCGCCTTCGCGCGGGCCCACCCGGGCCCCGTGACGTTCCTGGTGGACACCTACGACGTCGACTCCGGGGTGGCAGCGGCGGCCCGGGTGCTGCACGCCCTGGGCCGCGCCGAGGGGTCGGCGATCCGGCTGGACAGCGGCGATCTGGGGGCGCTGGCGGTCCGGGCCCGGGCGATGCTGGACCGGGCGGAGCTGCCGGGGGTGCGGATCGTGGCCAGCGGCGGGCTGGACGAGTTCGCGGTGGACGACCTGGTACGGGCCGGAGCGCCGATCGACGTGTTCGCGGTGGGCACCCGGGTCGGGGTGAGCGCCGACGCGCCGTCTCTCGACTCGGCGTACAAGCTCGTCGCCTACGACGGGCGGCCGGTGATGAAGCTGTCGTCGGAGAAGGTCACCGCGCCGGGCCGGAAACAGGTCTTCCGGCACCCGGGCTGCCGCGATGTGATCGGCCTGGCCGAGGAGCCGGCACCGGCCGGCAGCGTGGCACTGCTGAAGACGCTGATGCGCGACGGGGTGCGCTGTGCGCCGCGGACCCCGCTGGCGGACGCCCGGGCCCGGCTGACCGCGGACCTCGCGGAGCTGCCGGCGCCGGCCCGGGCCATCCGGTCGCCGGTCCCGGTCGTGCCGTCGACCTCCACGCCGCTGGCCACCCTCGCCGGGCATGTGCGGCGACGGATCGAGCGGGCGGTGCTGGCGCCGTACGACCACTTCGCCTGA
- a CDS encoding universal stress protein has translation MELPLVVGVDGSDAGLRALDWAVDEAALHGLPLRLVYASRWERYEGVAPQESAPEEQAMADRVVASAADRAARRNPEVEVTVQVLADDAVTALLREAPYASAVVLGSKGRGEFADLLLGSVSLSVAARAGNPVVVVRGDRAGLESGHDRVLLGVGDTAKGSPAVRFAFREAEARGCALDAIRAWRCPAYETADRDRRAAGPEHHYEQQASALVDAAVAEEVEAHPTVHVRRTTVEGPAHKVLVRRSAAADLLVLGARHRHGHFGLQLGRVGHAALHHSACPVVVVPRG, from the coding sequence ATGGAACTCCCCCTGGTCGTAGGCGTCGACGGATCGGACGCCGGGCTGCGCGCCCTGGACTGGGCGGTGGACGAGGCGGCGCTGCACGGACTGCCGCTGCGCCTGGTCTACGCGTCCCGGTGGGAGCGGTACGAGGGTGTGGCGCCGCAGGAGAGCGCCCCCGAGGAGCAGGCGATGGCCGACCGGGTCGTCGCCTCCGCCGCCGACCGCGCCGCCCGCCGCAACCCCGAGGTCGAGGTCACGGTCCAGGTCCTGGCGGACGACGCGGTCACCGCGCTGCTCCGCGAGGCCCCCTATGCCTCCGCGGTGGTCCTCGGCTCCAAGGGGCGCGGGGAGTTCGCCGATCTGCTGCTGGGTTCGGTGAGCCTGTCGGTGGCGGCCCGCGCCGGGAACCCGGTGGTGGTGGTCCGCGGCGACCGCGCCGGCCTGGAGAGCGGCCACGACCGGGTGCTGCTCGGCGTCGGCGACACCGCCAAGGGCTCCCCGGCCGTCCGGTTCGCCTTCCGGGAGGCCGAGGCCCGGGGCTGCGCCCTCGACGCGATCCGCGCCTGGCGCTGCCCCGCCTACGAGACCGCGGACCGCGACCGGCGCGCCGCGGGCCCCGAGCACCACTACGAGCAGCAGGCGTCGGCGCTGGTCGACGCGGCGGTGGCGGAGGAGGTCGAGGCGCACCCGACGGTGCACGTCCGCCGCACCACCGTCGAGGGCCCGGCGCACAAGGTGCTGGTCCGGCGGTCCGCCGCCGCGGACCTGCTGGTGCTGGGGGCCCGCCACCGGCACGGCCACTTCGGATTGCAGCTCGGCCGGGTCGGGCACGCCGCGCTGCACCACTCCGCCTGCCCCGTCGTGGTGGTCCCGCGCGGCTGA